A region from the Bactrocera dorsalis isolate Fly_Bdor chromosome 1, ASM2337382v1, whole genome shotgun sequence genome encodes:
- the LOC105224202 gene encoding basic proline-rich protein isoform X32: MKLFVLLLALAATGAHADVSHLSSDLQEDGYHYKQPSVPFPAPPSGNGIDDVQYQPRPQPQPQPRPQPQPRPQPSYPAPSQPSYPAPRPQPQPQPQPSYPAPGPQPQPQPQPSYPAPRPQPQPQPRPQPSYPAPSQPQPRPQPSYPAPSQPTQPGPRPQPQPGRPAPSPQPGPEYLPPDQPQQPRPRPQPQPRPQPQPQPSYPSPRPQPQPQPQPQPQPQPQPSYPAPRPQPQPQPRPQPQPRPQQPGQPKPGPEYIPPAGPTTGPTYQPRPQQPTPGPTYQPRPQQPTPGPTYQPRPQQPTPGPTYQPRPQQPTPGPTYQPRPQQPTPGPTYQPRPQQPTPGPTYQPRPQPQPKPSQPAKPGPEYLPPPGENEVGPKQPAPRPQPQPRPSQPSQPAPRPSYPAPKPSYPALQPSYPGGPSGPGGPQGPGGPGGPSGPGGPSGPQGPGGPGGPGGSYGPGGPSGPGGPQGPGGPGGPSGPGGPQGPGGSYGPGGPGGPSGPGSPQGPGGPSGPGGPSGSYGPGGPGGPTGPSGPEAGSLGPDGYNYNKPSRPFSY, from the exons ATG AAATTATTTGTACTACTGCTGGCACTAGCTGCCACTGGTGCGCATGCTGATGTCTCACACTTGAGTAGCGACTTACAGGAGGATGGTTATCATTATAAGCAGCCTTCGGTGCCTTTCCCAGCACCCCCTTCGGGCAATGGCATAGATGATGTACAATATCAACCAAGACCACAGCCACAGCCGCAGCCACGTCCACAGCCGCAACCAAGGCCACAACCTTCATATCCAGCACCCTCACAGCCATCGTATCCAGCACCACGCCCACAGCCACAGCCACAACCACAGCCGTCGTATCCAGCGCCAGGCCCACAGCCGCAGCCACAACCACAGCCATCATATCCAGCACCGCGCCCACAGCCACAACCCCAACCAAGACCACAACCTTCATATCCCGCTCCATCACAGCCACAACCTCGGCCTCAACCTTCATATCCAGCACCCTCACAGCCAACACAGCCCGGACCTCGTCCACAACCTCAACCTGGTCGTCCAGCGCCATCACCACAGCCAGGACCGGAATATTTGCCTCCCGATCAACCACAGCAGCCAAGACCTCGTCCTCAACCACAGCCACGTCCACAACCTCAACCTCAACCCTCATATCCTTCCCCAAGGcctcaacctcaacctcaaccCCAACCTCAGCCTCAGCCACAACCACAGCCCTCATATCCTGCTCCGCGTCCTCAACCTCAGCCTCAACCACGACCACAGCCTCAACCGCGTCCACAACAGCCAGGTCAGCCAAAACCTGGTCCTGAGTATATACCCCCAGCAGGGCCAACTACTGGTCCAACTTATCAACCACGACCACAACAACCCACTCCTGGCCCAACTTATCAACCACGACCACAACAACCCACACCTGGCCCAACTTATCAACCACGACCACAACAACCAACTCCTGGTCCAACTTATCAACCACGACCACAACAACCCACTCCTGGTCCAACTTATCAACCACGGCCACAACAACCCACTCCCGGACCAACTTATCAACCACGGCCACAGCAACCCACTCCGGGACCAACATACCAACCGCGTCCACAACCACAGCCAAAACCATCACAGCCTGCCAAACCAGGTCCAGAATATTTGCCACCACCTGGTGAAAATGAAGTAGGCCCTAAACAGCCGGCACCTCGTCCACAACCACAACCGCGTCCATCGCAACCTAGTCAACCGGCACCTCGACCAAGCTATCCAGCACCAAAACCTTCATACCCTGCTCTTCAGCCTAGTTATCCAGGAGGCCCCAGCGGTCCAGGAGGTCCACAAGGCCCAGGTGGACCCGGCGGTCCAAGTGG TCCAGGTGGTCCAAGTGGTCCACAAG GCCCAGGTGGTCCAGGAGGCCCAGGTGGTTCATATGGTCCAGGTGGCCCCAGCGGTCCAGGAGGTCCACAAGGCCCAGGTGGACCAGGCGGTCCAAGCGGTCCAGGAGGCCCACAAGGCCCAGGCGGTTCATATGGTCCAGGAGGACCAGGTGGTCCAAGCGGTCCAGGAAGTCCACAAGGCCCAGGTGGTCCAAGTGGTCCAGGAGGTCCAAGCGGTTCATATGGTCCAGGCGGCCCTGGGGGACCAACAGGACCCAGCGGTCCCGAGGCGGGATCTCTCGGACCTGATGGTTATAACTACAACAAACCATCTAGACCCTTCTCATATTAA
- the LOC105224202 gene encoding basic proline-rich protein isoform X17 — protein sequence MKLFVLLLALAATGAHADVSHLSSDLQEDGYHYKQPSVPFPAPPSGNGIDDVQYQPRPQPQPQPRPQPQPRPQPSYPAPSQPSYPAPRPQPQPQPQPSYPAPGPQPQPQPQPSYPAPRPQPQPQPRPQPSYPAPSQPQPRPQPSYPAPSQPTQPGPRPQPQPGRPAPSPQPGPEYLPPDQPQQPRPRPQPQPRPQPQPQPSYPSPRPQPQPQPQPQPQPQPQPSYPAPRPQPQPQPRPQPQPRPQQPGQPKPGPEYIPPAGPTTGPTYQPRPQQPTPGPTYQPRPQQPTPGPTYQPRPQQPTPGPTYQPRPQQPTPGPTYQPRPQQPTPGPTYQPRPQQPTPGPTYQPRPQPQPKPSQPAKPGPEYLPPPGENEVGPKQPAPRPQPQPRPSQPSQPAPRPSYPAPKPSYPALQPSYPGGPSGPGGPQGPGGPGGPSGPQGPGGPGGPSGSYGPGGPSGPSGPGGPGGSYPGGPSGPQGPSGPSGPGGPQGPGGPCGPSGSGGPQGPGGPSGSYGPGGPCGPSGPGGPQGPGGPGGPGGSYGPGGPSGPGGPQGPGGSYGPGGPSGPGGPQGPGGSYGPGGPGGPSGPGSPQGPGGPSGPGGPSGSYGPGGPGGPTGPSGPEAGSLGPDGYNYNKPSRPFSY from the exons ATG AAATTATTTGTACTACTGCTGGCACTAGCTGCCACTGGTGCGCATGCTGATGTCTCACACTTGAGTAGCGACTTACAGGAGGATGGTTATCATTATAAGCAGCCTTCGGTGCCTTTCCCAGCACCCCCTTCGGGCAATGGCATAGATGATGTACAATATCAACCAAGACCACAGCCACAGCCGCAGCCACGTCCACAGCCGCAACCAAGGCCACAACCTTCATATCCAGCACCCTCACAGCCATCGTATCCAGCACCACGCCCACAGCCACAGCCACAACCACAGCCGTCGTATCCAGCGCCAGGCCCACAGCCGCAGCCACAACCACAGCCATCATATCCAGCACCGCGCCCACAGCCACAACCCCAACCAAGACCACAACCTTCATATCCCGCTCCATCACAGCCACAACCTCGGCCTCAACCTTCATATCCAGCACCCTCACAGCCAACACAGCCCGGACCTCGTCCACAACCTCAACCTGGTCGTCCAGCGCCATCACCACAGCCAGGACCGGAATATTTGCCTCCCGATCAACCACAGCAGCCAAGACCTCGTCCTCAACCACAGCCACGTCCACAACCTCAACCTCAACCCTCATATCCTTCCCCAAGGcctcaacctcaacctcaaccCCAACCTCAGCCTCAGCCACAACCACAGCCCTCATATCCTGCTCCGCGTCCTCAACCTCAGCCTCAACCACGACCACAGCCTCAACCGCGTCCACAACAGCCAGGTCAGCCAAAACCTGGTCCTGAGTATATACCCCCAGCAGGGCCAACTACTGGTCCAACTTATCAACCACGACCACAACAACCCACTCCTGGCCCAACTTATCAACCACGACCACAACAACCCACACCTGGCCCAACTTATCAACCACGACCACAACAACCAACTCCTGGTCCAACTTATCAACCACGACCACAACAACCCACTCCTGGTCCAACTTATCAACCACGGCCACAACAACCCACTCCCGGACCAACTTATCAACCACGGCCACAGCAACCCACTCCGGGACCAACATACCAACCGCGTCCACAACCACAGCCAAAACCATCACAGCCTGCCAAACCAGGTCCAGAATATTTGCCACCACCTGGTGAAAATGAAGTAGGCCCTAAACAGCCGGCACCTCGTCCACAACCACAACCGCGTCCATCGCAACCTAGTCAACCGGCACCTCGACCAAGCTATCCAGCACCAAAACCTTCATACCCTGCTCTTCAGCCTAGTTATCCAGGAGGCCCCAGCGGTCCAGGAGGTCCACAAGGCCCAGGTGGACCCGGCGGTCCAAGTGGCCCACAAGGTCCAGGTGGTCCAGGAGGCCCAAGCGGTTCATATGGTCCAGGTGGTCCAAGCGGTCCAAGTGGTCCAGGAGGTCCAGGCGGTTCATATCCAGGTGGTCCAAGTGGTCCACAAGGTCCAAGTGGTCCTAGTGGTCCAGGAGGTCCACAAGGCCCAGGAGGACCATGTGGTCCTAGCGGTTCAGGTGGTCCACAAGGTCCAGGAGGACCAAGCGGTTCATATGGTCCAGGAGGTCCATGTGGTCCCAGCGGTCCAGGAGGCCCACAAGGCCCAGGTGGTCCAGGAGGTCCAGGCGGTTCATATGGTCCAGGTGGTCCCAGCGGTCCAGGAGGTCCACAAGGCCCAG GTGGTTCATATGGTCCAGGTGGCCCCAGCGGTCCAGGAGGTCCACAAGGCCCAG GCGGTTCATATGGTCCAGGAGGACCAGGTGGTCCAAGCGGTCCAGGAAGTCCACAAGGCCCAGGTGGTCCAAGTGGTCCAGGAGGTCCAAGCGGTTCATATGGTCCAGGCGGCCCTGGGGGACCAACAGGACCCAGCGGTCCCGAGGCGGGATCTCTCGGACCTGATGGTTATAACTACAACAAACCATCTAGACCCTTCTCATATTAA
- the LOC105224202 gene encoding basic proline-rich protein isoform X14: protein MKLFVLLLALAATGAHADVSHLSSDLQEDGYHYKQPSVPFPAPPSGNGIDDVQYQPRPQPQPQPRPQPQPRPQPSYPAPSQPSYPAPRPQPQPQPQPSYPAPGPQPQPQPQPSYPAPRPQPQPQPRPQPSYPAPSQPQPRPQPSYPAPSQPTQPGPRPQPQPGRPAPSPQPGPEYLPPDQPQQPRPRPQPQPRPQPQPQPSYPSPRPQPQPQPQPQPQPQPQPSYPAPRPQPQPQPRPQPQPRPQQPGQPKPGPEYIPPAGPTTGPTYQPRPQQPTPGPTYQPRPQQPTPGPTYQPRPQQPTPGPTYQPRPQQPTPGPTYQPRPQQPTPGPTYQPRPQQPTPGPTYQPRPQPQPKPSQPAKPGPEYLPPPGENEVGPKQPAPRPQPQPRPSQPSQPAPRPSYPAPKPSYPALQPSYPGGPSGPGGPQGPGGPGGPSGPQGPGGPGGPSGSYGPGGPSGPSGPGGPGGSYPGGPSGPQGPSGPSGPGGPQGPGGPCGPSGSGGPQGPGGPSGSYGPGGPCGPSGPGGPQGPGGPGGPGGSYGPGGPSGPGGPQGPGGPGGPGGSYGPGGPSGPGGPQGPGGSYGPGGPGGPSGPGSPQGPGGPSGPGGPSGSYGPGGPGGPTGPSGPEAGSLGPDGYNYNKPSRPFSY, encoded by the exons ATG AAATTATTTGTACTACTGCTGGCACTAGCTGCCACTGGTGCGCATGCTGATGTCTCACACTTGAGTAGCGACTTACAGGAGGATGGTTATCATTATAAGCAGCCTTCGGTGCCTTTCCCAGCACCCCCTTCGGGCAATGGCATAGATGATGTACAATATCAACCAAGACCACAGCCACAGCCGCAGCCACGTCCACAGCCGCAACCAAGGCCACAACCTTCATATCCAGCACCCTCACAGCCATCGTATCCAGCACCACGCCCACAGCCACAGCCACAACCACAGCCGTCGTATCCAGCGCCAGGCCCACAGCCGCAGCCACAACCACAGCCATCATATCCAGCACCGCGCCCACAGCCACAACCCCAACCAAGACCACAACCTTCATATCCCGCTCCATCACAGCCACAACCTCGGCCTCAACCTTCATATCCAGCACCCTCACAGCCAACACAGCCCGGACCTCGTCCACAACCTCAACCTGGTCGTCCAGCGCCATCACCACAGCCAGGACCGGAATATTTGCCTCCCGATCAACCACAGCAGCCAAGACCTCGTCCTCAACCACAGCCACGTCCACAACCTCAACCTCAACCCTCATATCCTTCCCCAAGGcctcaacctcaacctcaaccCCAACCTCAGCCTCAGCCACAACCACAGCCCTCATATCCTGCTCCGCGTCCTCAACCTCAGCCTCAACCACGACCACAGCCTCAACCGCGTCCACAACAGCCAGGTCAGCCAAAACCTGGTCCTGAGTATATACCCCCAGCAGGGCCAACTACTGGTCCAACTTATCAACCACGACCACAACAACCCACTCCTGGCCCAACTTATCAACCACGACCACAACAACCCACACCTGGCCCAACTTATCAACCACGACCACAACAACCAACTCCTGGTCCAACTTATCAACCACGACCACAACAACCCACTCCTGGTCCAACTTATCAACCACGGCCACAACAACCCACTCCCGGACCAACTTATCAACCACGGCCACAGCAACCCACTCCGGGACCAACATACCAACCGCGTCCACAACCACAGCCAAAACCATCACAGCCTGCCAAACCAGGTCCAGAATATTTGCCACCACCTGGTGAAAATGAAGTAGGCCCTAAACAGCCGGCACCTCGTCCACAACCACAACCGCGTCCATCGCAACCTAGTCAACCGGCACCTCGACCAAGCTATCCAGCACCAAAACCTTCATACCCTGCTCTTCAGCCTAGTTATCCAGGAGGCCCCAGCGGTCCAGGAGGTCCACAAGGCCCAGGTGGACCCGGCGGTCCAAGTGGCCCACAAGGTCCAGGTGGTCCAGGAGGCCCAAGCGGTTCATATGGTCCAGGTGGTCCAAGCGGTCCAAGTGGTCCAGGAGGTCCAGGCGGTTCATATCCAGGTGGTCCAAGTGGTCCACAAGGTCCAAGTGGTCCTAGTGGTCCAGGAGGTCCACAAGGCCCAGGAGGACCATGTGGTCCTAGCGGTTCAGGTGGTCCACAAGGTCCAGGAGGACCAAGCGGTTCATATGGTCCAGGAGGTCCATGTGGTCCCAGCGGTCCAGGAGGCCCACAAGGCCCAGGTGGTCCAGGAGGTCCAGGCGGTTCATATGGTCCAGGTGGTCCCAGCGGTCCAGGAGGTCCACAAGGCCCAG GTGGTCCAGGAGGCCCAGGTGGTTCATATGGTCCAGGTGGCCCCAGCGGTCCAGGAGGTCCACAAGGCCCAG GCGGTTCATATGGTCCAGGAGGACCAGGTGGTCCAAGCGGTCCAGGAAGTCCACAAGGCCCAGGTGGTCCAAGTGGTCCAGGAGGTCCAAGCGGTTCATATGGTCCAGGCGGCCCTGGGGGACCAACAGGACCCAGCGGTCCCGAGGCGGGATCTCTCGGACCTGATGGTTATAACTACAACAAACCATCTAGACCCTTCTCATATTAA
- the LOC105224202 gene encoding basic proline-rich protein isoform X8 — MKLFVLLLALAATGAHADVSHLSSDLQEDGYHYKQPSVPFPAPPSGNGIDDVQYQPRPQPQPQPRPQPQPRPQPSYPAPSQPSYPAPRPQPQPQPQPSYPAPGPQPQPQPQPSYPAPRPQPQPQPRPQPSYPAPSQPQPRPQPSYPAPSQPTQPGPRPQPQPGRPAPSPQPGPEYLPPDQPQQPRPRPQPQPRPQPQPQPSYPSPRPQPQPQPQPQPQPQPQPSYPAPRPQPQPQPRPQPQPRPQQPGQPKPGPEYIPPAGPTTGPTYQPRPQQPTPGPTYQPRPQQPTPGPTYQPRPQQPTPGPTYQPRPQQPTPGPTYQPRPQQPTPGPTYQPRPQQPTPGPTYQPRPQPQPKPSQPAKPGPEYLPPPGENEVGPKQPAPRPQPQPRPSQPSQPAPRPSYPAPKPSYPALQPSYPGGPSGPGGPQGPGGPGGPSGPQGPGGPGGPSGSYGPGGPSGPSGPGGPGGSYPGGPSGPQGPSGPSGPGGPQGPGGPCGPSGSGGPQGPGGPSGSYGPGGPCGPSGPGGPQGPGGPGGPGGSYGPGGPSGPGGPQGPGGPGGPGGSYGPGGPSGPGGPQGPGGPGGPSGPGGPQGPGGSYGPGGPGGPSGPGSPQGPGGPSGPGGPSGSYGPGGPGGPTGPSGPEAGSLGPDGYNYNKPSRPFSY; from the exons ATG AAATTATTTGTACTACTGCTGGCACTAGCTGCCACTGGTGCGCATGCTGATGTCTCACACTTGAGTAGCGACTTACAGGAGGATGGTTATCATTATAAGCAGCCTTCGGTGCCTTTCCCAGCACCCCCTTCGGGCAATGGCATAGATGATGTACAATATCAACCAAGACCACAGCCACAGCCGCAGCCACGTCCACAGCCGCAACCAAGGCCACAACCTTCATATCCAGCACCCTCACAGCCATCGTATCCAGCACCACGCCCACAGCCACAGCCACAACCACAGCCGTCGTATCCAGCGCCAGGCCCACAGCCGCAGCCACAACCACAGCCATCATATCCAGCACCGCGCCCACAGCCACAACCCCAACCAAGACCACAACCTTCATATCCCGCTCCATCACAGCCACAACCTCGGCCTCAACCTTCATATCCAGCACCCTCACAGCCAACACAGCCCGGACCTCGTCCACAACCTCAACCTGGTCGTCCAGCGCCATCACCACAGCCAGGACCGGAATATTTGCCTCCCGATCAACCACAGCAGCCAAGACCTCGTCCTCAACCACAGCCACGTCCACAACCTCAACCTCAACCCTCATATCCTTCCCCAAGGcctcaacctcaacctcaaccCCAACCTCAGCCTCAGCCACAACCACAGCCCTCATATCCTGCTCCGCGTCCTCAACCTCAGCCTCAACCACGACCACAGCCTCAACCGCGTCCACAACAGCCAGGTCAGCCAAAACCTGGTCCTGAGTATATACCCCCAGCAGGGCCAACTACTGGTCCAACTTATCAACCACGACCACAACAACCCACTCCTGGCCCAACTTATCAACCACGACCACAACAACCCACACCTGGCCCAACTTATCAACCACGACCACAACAACCAACTCCTGGTCCAACTTATCAACCACGACCACAACAACCCACTCCTGGTCCAACTTATCAACCACGGCCACAACAACCCACTCCCGGACCAACTTATCAACCACGGCCACAGCAACCCACTCCGGGACCAACATACCAACCGCGTCCACAACCACAGCCAAAACCATCACAGCCTGCCAAACCAGGTCCAGAATATTTGCCACCACCTGGTGAAAATGAAGTAGGCCCTAAACAGCCGGCACCTCGTCCACAACCACAACCGCGTCCATCGCAACCTAGTCAACCGGCACCTCGACCAAGCTATCCAGCACCAAAACCTTCATACCCTGCTCTTCAGCCTAGTTATCCAGGAGGCCCCAGCGGTCCAGGAGGTCCACAAGGCCCAGGTGGACCCGGCGGTCCAAGTGGCCCACAAGGTCCAGGTGGTCCAGGAGGCCCAAGCGGTTCATATGGTCCAGGTGGTCCAAGCGGTCCAAGTGGTCCAGGAGGTCCAGGCGGTTCATATCCAGGTGGTCCAAGTGGTCCACAAGGTCCAAGTGGTCCTAGTGGTCCAGGAGGTCCACAAGGCCCAGGAGGACCATGTGGTCCTAGCGGTTCAGGTGGTCCACAAGGTCCAGGAGGACCAAGCGGTTCATATGGTCCAGGAGGTCCATGTGGTCCCAGCGGTCCAGGAGGCCCACAAGGCCCAGGTGGTCCAGGAGGTCCAGGCGGTTCATATGGTCCAGGTGGTCCCAGCGGTCCAGGAGGTCCACAAGGCCCAG GTGGTCCAGGAGGCCCAGGTGGTTCATATGGTCCAGGTGGCCCCAGCGGTCCAGGAGGTCCACAAGGCCCAGGTGGACCAGGCGGTCCAAGCGGTCCAGGAGGCCCACAAGGCCCAGGCGGTTCATATGGTCCAGGAGGACCAGGTGGTCCAAGCGGTCCAGGAAGTCCACAAGGCCCAGGTGGTCCAAGTGGTCCAGGAGGTCCAAGCGGTTCATATGGTCCAGGCGGCCCTGGGGGACCAACAGGACCCAGCGGTCCCGAGGCGGGATCTCTCGGACCTGATGGTTATAACTACAACAAACCATCTAGACCCTTCTCATATTAA
- the LOC105224202 gene encoding basic proline-rich protein isoform X3 gives MKLFVLLLALAATGAHADVSHLSSDLQEDGYHYKQPSVPFPAPPSGNGIDDVQYQPRPQPQPQPRPQPQPRPQPSYPAPSQPSYPAPRPQPQPQPQPSYPAPGPQPQPQPQPSYPAPRPQPQPQPRPQPSYPAPSQPQPRPQPSYPAPSQPTQPGPRPQPQPGRPAPSPQPGPEYLPPDQPQQPRPRPQPQPRPQPQPQPSYPSPRPQPQPQPQPQPQPQPQPSYPAPRPQPQPQPRPQPQPRPQQPGQPKPGPEYIPPAGPTTGPTYQPRPQQPTPGPTYQPRPQQPTPGPTYQPRPQQPTPGPTYQPRPQQPTPGPTYQPRPQQPTPGPTYQPRPQQPTPGPTYQPRPQPQPKPSQPAKPGPEYLPPPGENEVGPKQPAPRPQPQPRPSQPSQPAPRPSYPAPKPSYPALQPSYPGGPSGPGGPQGPGGPGGPSGPQGPGGPGGPSGSYGPGGPSGPSGPGGPGGSYPGGPSGPQGPSGPSGPGGPQGPGGPCGPSGSGGPQGPGGPSGSYGPGGPCGPSGPGGPQGPGGPGGPGGSYGPGGPSGPGGPQGPGGSYGPGGPSGPGGPQGPGGPGGPGGSYGPGGPSGPGGPQGPGGPGGPSGPGGPQGPGGSYGPGGPGGPSGPGSPQGPGGPSGPGGPSGSYGPGGPGGPTGPSGPEAGSLGPDGYNYNKPSRPFSY, from the exons ATG AAATTATTTGTACTACTGCTGGCACTAGCTGCCACTGGTGCGCATGCTGATGTCTCACACTTGAGTAGCGACTTACAGGAGGATGGTTATCATTATAAGCAGCCTTCGGTGCCTTTCCCAGCACCCCCTTCGGGCAATGGCATAGATGATGTACAATATCAACCAAGACCACAGCCACAGCCGCAGCCACGTCCACAGCCGCAACCAAGGCCACAACCTTCATATCCAGCACCCTCACAGCCATCGTATCCAGCACCACGCCCACAGCCACAGCCACAACCACAGCCGTCGTATCCAGCGCCAGGCCCACAGCCGCAGCCACAACCACAGCCATCATATCCAGCACCGCGCCCACAGCCACAACCCCAACCAAGACCACAACCTTCATATCCCGCTCCATCACAGCCACAACCTCGGCCTCAACCTTCATATCCAGCACCCTCACAGCCAACACAGCCCGGACCTCGTCCACAACCTCAACCTGGTCGTCCAGCGCCATCACCACAGCCAGGACCGGAATATTTGCCTCCCGATCAACCACAGCAGCCAAGACCTCGTCCTCAACCACAGCCACGTCCACAACCTCAACCTCAACCCTCATATCCTTCCCCAAGGcctcaacctcaacctcaaccCCAACCTCAGCCTCAGCCACAACCACAGCCCTCATATCCTGCTCCGCGTCCTCAACCTCAGCCTCAACCACGACCACAGCCTCAACCGCGTCCACAACAGCCAGGTCAGCCAAAACCTGGTCCTGAGTATATACCCCCAGCAGGGCCAACTACTGGTCCAACTTATCAACCACGACCACAACAACCCACTCCTGGCCCAACTTATCAACCACGACCACAACAACCCACACCTGGCCCAACTTATCAACCACGACCACAACAACCAACTCCTGGTCCAACTTATCAACCACGACCACAACAACCCACTCCTGGTCCAACTTATCAACCACGGCCACAACAACCCACTCCCGGACCAACTTATCAACCACGGCCACAGCAACCCACTCCGGGACCAACATACCAACCGCGTCCACAACCACAGCCAAAACCATCACAGCCTGCCAAACCAGGTCCAGAATATTTGCCACCACCTGGTGAAAATGAAGTAGGCCCTAAACAGCCGGCACCTCGTCCACAACCACAACCGCGTCCATCGCAACCTAGTCAACCGGCACCTCGACCAAGCTATCCAGCACCAAAACCTTCATACCCTGCTCTTCAGCCTAGTTATCCAGGAGGCCCCAGCGGTCCAGGAGGTCCACAAGGCCCAGGTGGACCCGGCGGTCCAAGTGGCCCACAAGGTCCAGGTGGTCCAGGAGGCCCAAGCGGTTCATATGGTCCAGGTGGTCCAAGCGGTCCAAGTGGTCCAGGAGGTCCAGGCGGTTCATATCCAGGTGGTCCAAGTGGTCCACAAGGTCCAAGTGGTCCTAGTGGTCCAGGAGGTCCACAAGGCCCAGGAGGACCATGTGGTCCTAGCGGTTCAGGTGGTCCACAAGGTCCAGGAGGACCAAGCGGTTCATATGGTCCAGGAGGTCCATGTGGTCCCAGCGGTCCAGGAGGCCCACAAGGCCCAGGTGGTCCAGGAGGTCCAGGCGGTTCATATGGTCCAGGTGGTCCCAGCGGTCCAGGAGGTCCACAAGGCCCAG GTGGTTCATATGGTCCAGGTGGCCCCAGCGGTCCAGGAGGTCCCCAAGGCCCAGGTGGTCCAGGAGGCCCAGGTGGTTCATATGGTCCAGGTGGCCCCAGCGGTCCAGGAGGTCCACAAGGCCCAGGTGGACCAGGCGGTCCAAGCGGTCCAGGAGGCCCACAAGGCCCAGGCGGTTCATATGGTCCAGGAGGACCAGGTGGTCCAAGCGGTCCAGGAAGTCCACAAGGCCCAGGTGGTCCAAGTGGTCCAGGAGGTCCAAGCGGTTCATATGGTCCAGGCGGCCCTGGGGGACCAACAGGACCCAGCGGTCCCGAGGCGGGATCTCTCGGACCTGATGGTTATAACTACAACAAACCATCTAGACCCTTCTCATATTAA